From the Companilactobacillus ginsenosidimutans genome, the window ATTGGATCAGTTGTTTTTTTATCAATATAGTCAGTAACATAGTTTGCATCAAAACCGGCGACTGGTGTGAGTTTTGGCTGAGGTCTATCTACCACATCACCGATAGCAAAAACATTTTGATTTGTTGTCTGAAGATGTCCGTTAACTTTGATTCCTTTTCTTGAATACTCCACTCCTGCTGCACTTAAATTCAATCCCTCGACGCTTGGTATTCTTCCGGTAGCACAAACAATCAAATCAGAATTTAATTTATAACTATCAGAGATAAGTTCAAATCCAGCCTCAGATTTCTTTATCTCTTTAGTATCAATATTGAAATGAAATTTAATTCCACGTGATTTCATTTGTTCGACCATATCATTTACAAATTCACCATCAAATGCTTTTAATGGACGATCATTGTGATGAACTAAATGAACTTCTGCCCCTGTTGCATTCGCTATATTAGCCAATTCAAACGCAATATATCCAGCCCCAATAAATGTTATTTTCTTAGGCATTTGTTTCAGTGACAAGAACTCATTGCTAGTAATCATATTATCCGAACCGGGGATATTTAGAATACTTGGATGTTGACCAGTCGCTAAAATGAATTTATCAGCAGTAAAAATTTCATCTTCGAATTTAAGCTCATTTTTCGAAGTAAACTCAACTTTTCCATGATAATTATCAATGCCAGCTGAATCTAAGCCACCCTTGCTTCCAGCAGGAATCTTACTAGTATACGATTCTTTAAATGCCTCAATCTCTGACCAGTTCATAAATGGAACATCCGAAAATCCATTACCCTTCAATTGTGCAATTCTGTCACGAGCTTCTACGCCGCTGAGGAGCATCTTTTTAGGATCACAACCACGGTTGGGACAAGTCCCACCCCATAAGTCATTTTCAAATATAGCAACAGATTTGCCGGCAGATTTCACATTATATGCTGCTGCCAAACCAGCAGGTCCACCACCAATAACAATTACATCGTAGTTTTTCATACAAACATTCCTCCTCAAAAATGATTAATTAATTTAATTGTAGACTAGTTTCAAATTTTAGACAGAAAAAAAGCTCCAAAAGCATTTCGCCTTTGAAACTTTGATATTTATATATTAAGCTTTACCACCTAGTAGACCAGTAATAGTCTTAATAGCGTTTGTAACACCTGAACCTAAACCGCTCACTGTGTCAACGAATTTTTTAATTCCAGTTGTTGCATCACTAATTGTTGAACCAATACCTTTGAGGCCATCAGTTAATGAACTAGCAGCATTTTTAACACCACTTACTGCATCCTTAACACCACCAACAACGCCTTTAACGTCACCAACAGCATCTTTAACGCCAGTTCTTACATCATCAGCAGCACCTTTGGCTGTGTTAAATGCATTTTGAGCATCTCCTGCAGCATCTTTAACACCAGTTCTTACGTCATCAGCAACACCTTTAACATTGTTGAATGCTGATTTTCCAGCTGAGAATACGCCATCTACGGCATCCTTAGCATCATTTAATGGAGCTGTTAAAACTGTTTTTGCTGAATCATGTAAGCCAGATAAGCTTGTGTTAAGTCCAGTTACACTTGTGTTAATTTTTCCAAGATTATCAAGTGGATGTGTAATTGCATTAGTAATTACATTTCCAGGTTCTTGAATAAGCTTTTGAGTATTATCAATTGCACCTGTGATAGCTGAAGCTGTATCACCAAGTTTTGTTGCAGTATCCTTGATTGTACCAAGAATATCAGGTGCTTTTGCATCAGATTTTGCTGCGGCAGCTGCAGCTGGTGCTGCAGTTTCAGCAGGTTTTTCAACTAATGCTTCTGGCTCTGTTGTAGTTAAGGCTGGAAGATAAATCCAACCAGTAACATTGTCATTGTTAGTAATTTTTTCGTACAAGTTACCTTCTGAATTTTGTGTTTGATTCAAGCCCTTAAATACAGTGTGTGTGTAGTCTGAGGCATTAGCTACAACATTTGAAGTCTTTTCATATGGAGTGTCCCAAATAAAGTAATCAGGGTTTTCAATCCAATATGCACGTCCTTCTGTATAATTACCACGATTTGGAGCTGGTGTACTTACATTTGTTGGTTCTGAAGTAGCAGAAGCTTGTGTTGATGCAGAGCTATCTGTGTACACAATCGGATCTGCAGTTGGTGCAGTCTTTTCAGATTCAGCATTAGCAGTTGGGTCATTTGTGACTGTCAATGGTGAATTTGATGCTTGTGTTGATGCTACTACGGCATCTTTAGTTTCGGCAGTTGTTGATGTGGCTGTTTGGTTAGCAGCTTGCACATTTTCAACGGCTGGTTGAGAACTACTACTTGTAGTAGTGTCAGCAGCTTGTGCATTACCAGCACTAAGTAAGGCAATCGGAATTGCTAATGCTGAAGCATAAAGCAAATTGTATTTCTTCATAATCATTCCCCCAAGAAAATATTCATATATTCGTTTTATTAATGAATAAATTTATTATATACCCATAATATTAAAATGTAAACGCTTTTATGAATTATTATTCAGAAAATACATTAAATTTTTATCCATGAATAAACTAAATATCACAATTTTTCCAACATTTCACAAATCAATGAAATGTAATCGGTATCATTCTAATGTAAACGTGTACATTTCTAATCTTGCCATTAACCTAGTTTTGACTGCTATATTGCGTTTTAAAATTGATTCATAAAATTTGATAATTAGCCATAAATTTGAATTTTCATTTCACAAGAAATCATTAACCAAAATTTACTCATTATTTAGTAATTTTAACTAAACGTGCACTTTTATAATCATATTTCTTCAAGAATACGCTTGCACTAAAAAGTTAATATAATTCGTTGTTTGTGATTTGTATTGCCCTCCAACATTTTGTGTGCTTGTGCTGCTTCAGAAAAAGGTAAAGTCAAAATATCATCGTCTAGTAAAAATTGGTTTTTCACGTATTTATTTATCAATTGTGCTGCACCGTAAAGTTGATCTACAGTTGCATGACTGATAACAAAACCTTGAATTGCTTTCAAATTCATGTAAAAATCTCTAACAGAAAAAGTGAACTTATTTGACGACGGTGCTGTTATAAGTCCAATCTTCCCTCCAAGCTTCAAATTATCTAAGTTATCTTCAAGTGATACCCGCCCAGAGGTATCGACTATGTAGTCGAAGGTACTATGAATATCACTAATATTCTCATGATAATCACGACAATCGGTAACCCCCAAGTTTTGAATTTTTTGGAAATAATCCGGACTACTAGTCGTTGTTATATTTAATCCCATCAAAATTCCCAATGATGCAAGTTTAGTTCCAACATGACCAGCAGCACCCTCAATCAATAAATTTTTGCCTGATTCGACCTGGAGAACATCATTTAAAAGAATTACTGCCGTAGCTGATGAGTGAACTGTAGCAACGAGCTTTAACATATCCACACCTGTAGGAATCTTATACAATCGGTTGATTGGAACCGAAATTAATTCACTTGTTGTTCCTTGTCGTCCATCATAGCCCATGCTATTCGTCCAAACTTTATCACCAATTTGGAAGTCTGTTACCTTTTTGCCCAGTTGTTCCACGGTCCCTACAGCATCTCTTCCTAAAACAAATGGAAAGTTCATACCAGTCTTAAATGCTCCTGATCTAACAAATGTATCCGCGTGATTAACAGAAACTGCTTCCACTTTTACTAATACTTCCTCGGGATTAACTACTGGATTTAATAAGTCGCCAATTATTATATTCTCCGGTGATCCTGTTTTTTCAATATATGCTGCTTTCATAAAAATTCTCCTCATTTTGGAAATTAAAAAACACCATTGAATACAATCATTCAATAGCGTTAATTTGGAACTATTTAGAATTTGTGTCTGTTTCTTTTCCTCTGTTCAGGTTAAGAACCGACATAAACGCTTCTTGAGGAATTGAAACTTTTCCAACTTCCTTCATACGCTTCTTACCAGCTTTTTGTTTGTTCAACAGCTTGTCACGTCTAGTTCTGTCACCACCATAGAGTTTAGCCGTAACATCCTTACGATAGGCCTTAACGGTTGCACGAGCTACGATCTTATTACCAATGGCTGCTTGAATTGGAATCTCAAACATTTGTCTTGGAATAACTTCTTTAAGCTTAGAAACGATGTCTCGTCCTCTTTGGAAAGCAAAATCTTTGTGGACAATGAAACTCAAGGCATCAACTGGCTCACCATTCAGCAAAATATCCATTTTAACAAGTTCACTGCCTTCGTAATCTTCGACTTGATAATCTAAGGATGCATATCCTTTTGTGTTTGACTTCAAATCATCAAAGAAATCGAAAATGATTTCTAGCAATGGCAATTTATAAATAACATTCACACGATATTTATCCAAATAATCCATGGTTACAAACTCACCACGTTTACGCTGACATAACTCCATTACAGGGCCAACGTAATCTTCTGGAACCATAATTTCCGCACGTACATATGGTTCGCGAATTTCTTGAATTTCCGAAGTCTCAGGCAACTCAGCAGGATTATCGACGACAATTTCTTCGCCATCAGTTTTGGTAACATGATAATCAACTGATGGAGATGTAATAATCAAGTCCAAATCAAACTCACGTTCAAGCCGCTCTTGAATAACATCCATATGCAACAAGCCTAAGAATCCACAACGGAACCCGAAGCCTAATGCTTGAGATGACTCTGGTTCATATTCCAAAGCAGCATCATTTAATTGTAATTTTTCAAGTGCTTCACGCAAATCTTCGTATTTTCCATTATCAACGGGATACATACCTGCATAAACCATTGGCGTACTTTGACGATATCCTGCTAATGGTTCTGCAGTTGGATTATCAGCTAAAGTAACGGTATCACCAACTTGAGTGTCTTTAACTGATTTGATACTGGCAGTAATATAGCCAACATCCCCAGCCATTAAGTACTCACGTTTAACAGCTTTAGGTGACATTACACCAACTTCTGTTACTTCAAACTTCTTACCGTTGTTCATAATTTCAATTTCGTCACCAGGCTTAACAACACCCTCAAATAAGCGAACATTTAAAACAACACCGCGATAACTATCGTAAACCGAATCAAAAATTAAGGCTTTCAATGGTGCATCGATTTCGCCTTCTGGAGCTGGTACATCAGTGACGATTCTTTCGATTAACTCATCGATACCAACACCAGTCTTTGCACTGGTTAAAACAGCGTCATCCGCATCAATACCTATCATTTCTTCAATCTCTTCTTTTACCTTGTCAGGCTCAGCGGAAGGAAGATCAATTTTATTGATAACTGGAACGATCTCAAGGTCATTATCAATCGCCAAATAAGTGTTAGCCAATGTTTGTGCCTCAACACCTTGAGCAGCATCAACAATTAGTAGCGCACCTTCACAGGCAGCTAATGATCTAGAAACTTCGTATGAAAAATCGACATGTCCAGGAGTATCGATCAAATGGAAAATATAAGTTTCACCATCTTTTGCTTCATACTCAAGTTCAACTGCATTCAATTTAATTGTAATTCCACGCTCACGTTCCAAATCCATGTCGTCCAGAACCTGAGCCTTCATATCACGTTTGGCAATGGTTTTTGTGCGTTCTAGAATACGATCAGCAATCGTTGATTTACCATGGTCAATATGCGCAACAATTGAAAAGTTACGGATATTTTTTTGTCTTTCTCTTAATTTATCTAAGTCCATTTAGGAATCTCCTTTAACCAGACTATTATAACAAAAAAAGGTTGAGGTTTCGCCCTCAACCAATTGTTTATTCACCTTTAAATGCATCTTTAACTTTATTGAAGAAGTTACTATCCTTTTCACGGATTTTATTTCCACCCGCTTCAGAGAATTTCTTCAAGGCATCTTTTTGTTCACCAGAAAGTTTTCTTGGTGTAACAATGTTTACTGTGACTTTTTCATCACCAATATTCTTACTGTTAAGAACTGGCGCACCCTTACCCTTTAATCTAAATGAAGTTCCTGTTTGGGTACCACTTGGAACAGTCAATTTGACTGGACCATGAACAGTATTAACATCGATTTCATCACCTAAAGCAGCTTGTGGGAAACTAATATTTACTGAAGTAAAAATAGTCGATCCATCACGAGTAAACTCTCGACTCGTTGACACTCTAAATACGATGTATAGATCACCGTATGGTCCACCGTTTTCACCGGCTTCACCTTGGCCATCTAATCGCATTTGTTGGCCATCTTCAACACCCGCAGGAACAGTAACTTTAAGAGTATGTTTTTCATTAACTTTACCCTTACCATGGCAAGTATCACATTTTTCTTTGATTTCCTTACCTGTACCACCACAGACATCACAGACAACACGTGTACGCATACGCCCAAGTGGTGTTTGACGGTCTACTTCCATGTATCCTGAACCATGACATTTGCTACAAGTAACTGGTTCAGTGCCTGGCTTAGCACCGTTACCGCCACAAGTTGCACATTTTTCTTCACGATTATATGAGATAGTTGTTTCTTTACCAAAAACACCTTCCTCAAAAGTTAGGTCCATTCTGTATTGCAGGTCAGAACCTTGTCTTGGAGAATTAGGGTTTTGTCTAGCAGTTCCGCCACCGAAGAATTGACTAAAGATATCTTCAAATCCGCCAAATCCTTCACCGCCGGCGCCACCGAAACCACCACCGCCGAATCCTTGACTACCATTCATACCAGCAGATCCATATTGATCATACTGTGCACGTTTTTGAGGATCCTTTAGAGTTTCGTATGCATCATTAATTTCTTTAAACTTTGCTTCAGCATCTGGAGCTTTATTAATATCTGGATGATATTTTTTTGAAAGTCCTCTAAATGCATGTTTTATATCATCTTGCGAAGCGTCTTTGTCGACACCCAGAACATCATATGGATCTCTGTCAGCCATTAAAAATCACCTTTATATAAAAGTTGGGACAAATCACTTTGTCCCAACTTTCAGTATTATTGAACTAAAAGAATTATACCAGTTTCAGTAAATATTATCTTTTAATTGTCTTATTTTTTATCTTTGTCAGGATCTACTTCTTTGAAATCACCATCAACGGTTTTGCCGTCGTCTGATTTCTTGTCTGTACCTTCAGCACCTGTTGCTCCAGCACCACCTTGAGCACCGGCACCTTGGGCTCCACCTTGAGCTTCTTGTGCTTGTTGATAAAGTTTAACAGAAAGATCTTGGATAACCTTATTCAAATCATCACGTTTTGACTTCATTTCTTCGATGTCGCCAGAATCTTGAGCTTTCTTTAAAGCATCACGAGCATCTTCAGCCTTCTTGATCTCTTCGTCTGAAACTTTACCCTTAACGTCTTTAAGAGTCTTTTCTGATGAGAATAATGCTTGTTCAACATCGTTCTTAACGTCGACTTCTTCCTTACGTTTATTATCTTCAGATTCGTGTTCCTTAGCTTCTTTCATCATTTGATCGATTTCTTCATCACTCAAACCTGATGAACTCTTGATAGTAATCTTTTGTTCCTTGTTAGTACCAAGATCTTTAGCGGAAACATTTACGATACCATTTTTATCGATATCAAATTTAACTTCAATCTGAGGTACACCTCTTGGTGCAGCAGGAATGTCAGTTAATTGGAAACGACCTAATGTCTTGTTATCAGCGGCCATTGGACGTTCACCTTGCATAACGTGAATATCTACAGCACTTTGATTATCAGCAGCAGTTGAGAATGTTTGTGACTTGCTTGTTGGAATAGTTGTATTTCTATCGATTAACTTAGTGAATACACCACCCATTGTTTCGATACCAAGTGACAATGGAGTAACATCAAGTAAAACAACATCCTTAACATCACCAGAGATAACACCACCTTGAATAGCAGCACCTAAAGCAACAGCTTCATCAGGGTTGATTGAGTGGTCAGGTGTCTTTCCTGTCCATTTTTCAACAGCAGCTTGAACAGCTGGTGTACGTGTTGAACCACCATTCAAGATAACTTTATCAATATCAGCTGTTGTTAATCCAGCATCTTTAAGAGCATTGTCAACAGGAGCCTTAGTTCTTTCAACAAGGTCAGCTGTTAATTCATCAAACTTGGCACGTGTTAATGTTTCTTCCAAGTGAAGTGGACCATTATCACCTGAAGAAATAAATGGCAAGCTGATTGAAGTTTGGCTTACACCAGACAAATCTTTCTTAGCTTTTTCAGCAGCATCCTTTAATCTTTGAAGAGCCATCTTGTCTTGTGACAAGTCAACGCCATTCTTAGCTTTGAACTGTGAAACTAACCAATCCATGATGTGCTTATCAAAGTCATCACCACCAAGTTTTGTATCACCATTTGTTGAAAGTACTTCGAAAACTCCGTCTCCTAATTCAAGAATAGAAACATCAAATGTACCACCACCAAGGTCATAAACAAGGATCTTTTCATCACCTTTGTCATTATCAAGGCCATAAGCAAGTGCTGAAGCTGTTGGTTCGTTAACAATTCGTTTAACGTTTAAACCAGCAATTTTACCAGCATCTTTTGTAGCTTGTCTTTGTGAATCATTGAAGTATGCAGGAACTGTAACAACAGCATCTGTAACATCTTCACCCAAATAATCTTCAGAAAACTTCTTGATATATTGAAGAATCATGGCTGAAATTTCTTGTGGTGTGTATGACTTACCAGCAACAGTTACTTTGTAACCTGCTTCACCCATGTGTCTTTTGATTGATGCAACTGTATCAGGGTTTGTGATAGCTTGTCTTTTAGCTACTTCACCAACTTGAATTTCACCATCTTTAAAAGCAACAACAGAAGGAGTTGTTCTTGCACCCTCAGGGTTAGCAATAATTTTTGGAGAACCACCTTCAAGAACAGCAACAGCTGAGTTTGTAGTACCCAAATCAATACCAATAACTTTAGACATATACAAATACCTCTTTTTTATTTTTATAATTTAAAATTTTATTTTGCAACTACTACCATTGCAGGACGTAAAACTCGATCATTGAGTTTATATCCCTTTTGTAAAACTTGAACAACTGTATCAGCAGGATGATCTTTATCTGCAGGAACAGTTTGAACTGCTTGACTATCGGCAGGATCAAATTTTTCGCCAACATTATCGACGGCCGTTACGTTATTATCCTCAACTGCCTTAACCATATGTTGTTGAACCATCTCAACACCCTTTTTAAGTTGCTTACCAGTTTCATCGGTAACATCAACTTGCAAAGCGCGTTCCAGATTGTCAAGAACAGGAAGAATTTCCTTAGCCAGCTTTTGACCATCATATTTAATCAAACCAGCAATTTCTTTCTTTTGACGGTTTGCCATATTTTGAATTTCAGCTTGACTACGAATATATTTATCTTCCAATTCGTCGTTCTTTTTCTTGAGATCTGCAACTTCTTTAATTAATTGTTCAGCTTCAGATCCAGCCTTACTAGTTTTTTTCGATTCCTTTTTAGAATCTTTTGAAACATCCTCTTTTTTAGGAGCTTCTTTAGTTTCCACATCTTCTTGAGAAGTTTTCGCTTTTTGGTCTTTTTCTTTATCTGCCATTGCTGCCTCCTATAAATATCATGAATCATCATACCTTGAATAATAATCAATCAATCTTTTTGCTAATTCGGTTCTAAACTCGCCTAACAATCCGATAAGTTGTGAATAATGCATTGATGTTGGTCCAAGAAGTGCAATAACGCCCTTACCGTGATGTCCAACATCATAATTAGCGGTAATAATACTATAATTCTTTAACGCATCGGATCCCAATTCACTACCGAGACGAACTTTAATTCCATCATCCTCGGAATTAGGATTAAGCAGTTTCTTCAAATCATTACTCTGGTTAATAGTAGAAAGAAGTGATTGCACTCCTTCTAGATCACTATTATTTGCGTAATTTAAAAGATTTAATTGACCGTCAACAAAATATTTTTCAGAATCAGCTTTTCTGAATAATTGATCTACCATATCTAGCAAACCATTAGTAGAATACATATATTCTGACAAGATTATTGGAATGTCGTCATGCAACATCTCAATTACCCTTGGTAAAGGTTGACCAACCAACTTATCATTTACTATCCGAACAAATTTCTCAATCAGTGAACTATCTAATTCCGCATCAACTGTGTAGATGTTACTTTCCACGTTATTATCACTTGTAACGATAATTGC encodes:
- the hrcA gene encoding heat-inducible transcriptional repressor HrcA, with amino-acid sequence MLSERQDAILREVVRIFTDTGQPVGSKTLENALPFHVSSATIRNEMATLEEIGYLEKTHLSSGRIPSANGYRYYLDYLVQPTIVPKDIANQIDEDFGQTYHQLDDIIERSAKILSHLTSYTAITLGPESTKTRLTGFRIVPLNSHQIMAIIVTSDNNVESNIYTVDAELDSSLIEKFVRIVNDKLVGQPLPRVIEMLHDDIPIILSEYMYSTNGLLDMVDQLFRKADSEKYFVDGQLNLLNYANNSDLEGVQSLLSTINQSNDLKKLLNPNSEDDGIKVRLGSELGSDALKNYSIITANYDVGHHGKGVIALLGPTSMHYSQLIGLLGEFRTELAKRLIDYYSRYDDS
- the lepA gene encoding translation elongation factor 4 — its product is MDLDKLRERQKNIRNFSIVAHIDHGKSTIADRILERTKTIAKRDMKAQVLDDMDLERERGITIKLNAVELEYEAKDGETYIFHLIDTPGHVDFSYEVSRSLAACEGALLIVDAAQGVEAQTLANTYLAIDNDLEIVPVINKIDLPSAEPDKVKEEIEEMIGIDADDAVLTSAKTGVGIDELIERIVTDVPAPEGEIDAPLKALIFDSVYDSYRGVVLNVRLFEGVVKPGDEIEIMNNGKKFEVTEVGVMSPKAVKREYLMAGDVGYITASIKSVKDTQVGDTVTLADNPTAEPLAGYRQSTPMVYAGMYPVDNGKYEDLREALEKLQLNDAALEYEPESSQALGFGFRCGFLGLLHMDVIQERLEREFDLDLIITSPSVDYHVTKTDGEEIVVDNPAELPETSEIQEIREPYVRAEIMVPEDYVGPVMELCQRKRGEFVTMDYLDKYRVNVIYKLPLLEIIFDFFDDLKSNTKGYASLDYQVEDYEGSELVKMDILLNGEPVDALSFIVHKDFAFQRGRDIVSKLKEVIPRQMFEIPIQAAIGNKIVARATVKAYRKDVTAKLYGGDRTRRDKLLNKQKAGKKRMKEVGKVSIPQEAFMSVLNLNRGKETDTNSK
- a CDS encoding dihydrolipoyl dehydrogenase family protein encodes the protein MKNYDVIVIGGGPAGLAAAYNVKSAGKSVAIFENDLWGGTCPNRGCDPKKMLLSGVEARDRIAQLKGNGFSDVPFMNWSEIEAFKESYTSKIPAGSKGGLDSAGIDNYHGKVEFTSKNELKFEDEIFTADKFILATGQHPSILNIPGSDNMITSNEFLSLKQMPKKITFIGAGYIAFELANIANATGAEVHLVHHNDRPLKAFDGEFVNDMVEQMKSRGIKFHFNIDTKEIKKSEAGFELISDSYKLNSDLIVCATGRIPSVEGLNLSAAGVEYSRKGIKVNGHLQTTNQNVFAIGDVVDRPQPKLTPVAGFDANYVTDYIDKKTTDPIQYPSIPTLVYGSPKMARVGITTSEAEANPDQYRIVSSNLTSWYTYYRIHEPIAKAKIIFDKTNQVVGATVLTEQADELINLLTLVIDKKIANAEYSKLIMGYPTVASDLEYLI
- the dnaK gene encoding molecular chaperone DnaK, producing the protein MSKVIGIDLGTTNSAVAVLEGGSPKIIANPEGARTTPSVVAFKDGEIQVGEVAKRQAITNPDTVASIKRHMGEAGYKVTVAGKSYTPQEISAMILQYIKKFSEDYLGEDVTDAVVTVPAYFNDSQRQATKDAGKIAGLNVKRIVNEPTASALAYGLDNDKGDEKILVYDLGGGTFDVSILELGDGVFEVLSTNGDTKLGGDDFDKHIMDWLVSQFKAKNGVDLSQDKMALQRLKDAAEKAKKDLSGVSQTSISLPFISSGDNGPLHLEETLTRAKFDELTADLVERTKAPVDNALKDAGLTTADIDKVILNGGSTRTPAVQAAVEKWTGKTPDHSINPDEAVALGAAIQGGVISGDVKDVVLLDVTPLSLGIETMGGVFTKLIDRNTTIPTSKSQTFSTAADNQSAVDIHVMQGERPMAADNKTLGRFQLTDIPAAPRGVPQIEVKFDIDKNGIVNVSAKDLGTNKEQKITIKSSSGLSDEEIDQMMKEAKEHESEDNKRKEEVDVKNDVEQALFSSEKTLKDVKGKVSDEEIKKAEDARDALKKAQDSGDIEEMKSKRDDLNKVIQDLSVKLYQQAQEAQGGAQGAGAQGGAGATGAEGTDKKSDDGKTVDGDFKEVDPDKDKK
- the dnaJ gene encoding molecular chaperone DnaJ; the protein is MADRDPYDVLGVDKDASQDDIKHAFRGLSKKYHPDINKAPDAEAKFKEINDAYETLKDPQKRAQYDQYGSAGMNGSQGFGGGGFGGAGGEGFGGFEDIFSQFFGGGTARQNPNSPRQGSDLQYRMDLTFEEGVFGKETTISYNREEKCATCGGNGAKPGTEPVTCSKCHGSGYMEVDRQTPLGRMRTRVVCDVCGGTGKEIKEKCDTCHGKGKVNEKHTLKVTVPAGVEDGQQMRLDGQGEAGENGGPYGDLYIVFRVSTSREFTRDGSTIFTSVNISFPQAALGDEIDVNTVHGPVKLTVPSGTQTGTSFRLKGKGAPVLNSKNIGDEKVTVNIVTPRKLSGEQKDALKKFSEAGGNKIREKDSNFFNKVKDAFKGE
- the grpE gene encoding nucleotide exchange factor GrpE; protein product: MADKEKDQKAKTSQEDVETKEAPKKEDVSKDSKKESKKTSKAGSEAEQLIKEVADLKKKNDELEDKYIRSQAEIQNMANRQKKEIAGLIKYDGQKLAKEILPVLDNLERALQVDVTDETGKQLKKGVEMVQQHMVKAVEDNNVTAVDNVGEKFDPADSQAVQTVPADKDHPADTVVQVLQKGYKLNDRVLRPAMVVVAK
- a CDS encoding quinone oxidoreductase family protein, yielding MKAAYIEKTGSPENIIIGDLLNPVVNPEEVLVKVEAVSVNHADTFVRSGAFKTGMNFPFVLGRDAVGTVEQLGKKVTDFQIGDKVWTNSMGYDGRQGTTSELISVPINRLYKIPTGVDMLKLVATVHSSATAVILLNDVLQVESGKNLLIEGAAGHVGTKLASLGILMGLNITTTSSPDYFQKIQNLGVTDCRDYHENISDIHSTFDYIVDTSGRVSLEDNLDNLKLGGKIGLITAPSSNKFTFSVRDFYMNLKAIQGFVISHATVDQLYGAAQLINKYVKNQFLLDDDILTLPFSEAAQAHKMLEGNTNHKQRIILTF